The proteins below are encoded in one region of Streptomyces cyanogenus:
- a CDS encoding histidine phosphatase family protein: protein MTPTTLLLARHGQTVWHAENRYAGVSDVALTDTGRDQAEALGRWAAGHPVDAVWTSPLSRAVATAEPACRALGLTPRREPGLRECDFGVLEGRTLAEFAAEDPAAAEAFRADPVAHPFPGAEDPRAAAARGTAALRRIAAAHPGERVLVVAHNTLLRLVLCSLLSIPMAEYRRVLPGLHNAALTELRIEGERTALLSLNVPSCC from the coding sequence ATGACTCCCACCACCCTCCTCCTCGCCCGGCACGGGCAGACCGTGTGGCACGCCGAGAACCGGTACGCGGGCGTGAGCGACGTGGCCCTGACGGACACCGGGCGCGACCAGGCCGAGGCGCTGGGGCGCTGGGCCGCCGGGCACCCGGTGGACGCGGTGTGGACCTCTCCCCTGTCCCGGGCGGTCGCCACCGCCGAGCCGGCCTGCCGGGCCCTCGGGCTCACCCCGCGCCGGGAACCCGGCCTGCGGGAGTGCGACTTCGGCGTGCTGGAGGGCCGTACCCTCGCGGAGTTCGCGGCGGAGGACCCGGCCGCGGCGGAGGCGTTCCGCGCCGACCCGGTGGCGCACCCGTTCCCCGGCGCCGAGGACCCCCGCGCGGCGGCGGCACGGGGCACCGCGGCCCTGCGCCGGATCGCCGCCGCCCATCCCGGCGAGCGGGTCCTGGTCGTCGCCCACAACACCCTGCTCCGCCTGGTGCTGTGCTCCCTGCTGAGCATCCCGATGGCCGAGTACCGCAGGGTCCTGCCGGGGCTGCACAACGCGGCGCTGACCGAGCTGCGGATCGAGGGCGAGCGGACCGCCTTGCTCTCCCTCAACGTCCCTTCCTGCTGTTAA
- a CDS encoding FGGY-family carbohydrate kinase, translating to MDEAWLGIDLGTQGVRALLVTADGRVPGSGSAPLTRGRREGVRHEQDPGEWWTAVGTACRAALAGARVRVAGVAVCGTSGTVLLTDDAGRPVSPALMYDDGRAAAEAGRLRSAGLAVQDTWALPKARWLVGAHGLGRVAHQPDVITARLVGHPVPSDSSHALKTAYDLRREAWPDLTGLPAGVLPEVVRPGTRLGEVCPAAAETTGIPAGTPVVAGMTDGCAAQIAAGALREGAWNSVLGTTLVLKGAAAQPVSDPAGVVYNHRAPDGSWLPGGASSVGAGVLTARFPGADPAALDARAAAFEPSTAVAYPLVSPGERFPFRAPRATSLLLGDPESDADLWAALLQGVAFTERLCLDYLHHLGAPLDGTLAVTGGGARSAYWTQLRADVLGRPLRVPARTEPALGMAALAAYGTGAGPTLAAVAEGMVRTGTTVEPRPGRTARFTEPYARLVGELEARGWLPHPVAAHARARL from the coding sequence ATGGATGAGGCGTGGCTCGGGATCGACCTCGGCACGCAGGGGGTACGGGCGCTGCTGGTGACGGCCGACGGCAGGGTGCCCGGCAGCGGTTCGGCGCCGCTCACCCGGGGGCGCCGGGAGGGGGTGCGGCACGAGCAGGACCCGGGGGAGTGGTGGACGGCGGTGGGCACGGCCTGCCGGGCGGCGCTCGCCGGGGCACGGGTCCGGGTGGCCGGGGTCGCGGTGTGCGGGACGTCCGGGACGGTGCTGCTCACGGACGACGCGGGCCGGCCGGTGAGTCCCGCGCTGATGTACGACGACGGGCGGGCCGCCGCCGAGGCGGGCCGGCTGCGCTCCGCCGGGCTCGCGGTGCAGGACACCTGGGCGCTGCCCAAGGCGCGCTGGCTGGTCGGCGCGCACGGCCTGGGCCGGGTCGCCCACCAGCCGGACGTGATCACCGCCCGGCTGGTCGGCCACCCGGTGCCCAGCGACTCCAGCCACGCCCTGAAGACGGCCTACGACCTGCGCCGCGAGGCCTGGCCCGACCTCACCGGACTGCCCGCCGGCGTCCTGCCGGAGGTGGTGCGGCCCGGCACCCGGCTCGGCGAGGTCTGCCCGGCCGCCGCCGAGACCACCGGAATCCCGGCCGGCACGCCCGTCGTCGCGGGCATGACCGACGGCTGCGCCGCCCAGATCGCCGCCGGCGCGCTGCGCGAGGGCGCCTGGAACTCGGTGCTGGGGACGACGCTGGTACTCAAGGGCGCGGCGGCGCAGCCGGTGTCCGACCCGGCCGGCGTGGTCTACAACCACCGCGCGCCCGACGGCAGCTGGCTGCCGGGCGGGGCCTCCAGCGTCGGCGCCGGCGTGCTCACGGCCCGCTTCCCGGGCGCGGACCCGGCCGCGCTGGACGCCCGCGCCGCCGCCTTCGAACCCTCGACCGCGGTCGCCTACCCGCTCGTCTCGCCCGGCGAACGCTTCCCCTTCCGCGCGCCGCGGGCCACCTCCCTGCTGCTCGGCGACCCGGAGTCGGACGCCGACCTGTGGGCGGCCCTGCTGCAGGGCGTGGCCTTCACCGAACGCCTCTGCCTGGACTACCTCCACCACCTGGGCGCCCCCCTGGACGGCACCCTCGCCGTCACCGGCGGAGGCGCCCGCAGCGCCTACTGGACCCAGCTGCGCGCCGACGTCCTGGGCCGCCCGCTGCGCGTCCCGGCCCGCACCGAACCGGCCCTGGGCATGGCGGCCCTGGCCGCGTACGGCACCGGGGCGGGGCCGACGCTCGCCGCGGTGGCCGAGGGCATGGTGCGCACCGGCACGACGGTCGAGCCCCGCCCCGGCCGCACCGCCCGCTTCACCGAGCCCTACGCCCGGCTGGTGGGGGAGCTGGAGGCGCGGGGGTGGCTGCCGCACCCGGTGGCCGCGCACGCGCGGGCGCGGCTGTGA
- a CDS encoding DeoR/GlpR family DNA-binding transcription regulator, whose translation MSGTGAQQGPAARQAALTELVLAEGSASAAELAERFGVSLMTIHRDLDELERQGVVRKFRGGVTAQPSGVFESNVQYRLKTMRPQKAALAERAMRRIEPGMAVLLDDSTSALEIARRLRLGEITPLTVVTNFLEAINLLADQRGIHLVALGGDYDPLHSSFLGVSCVEAVGQLRVDVGFVSTSGVHGGYAYHQEQHIVSVKRAMLDIAARNVLLADHTKLGRVALHRVAPLSRFDLLLVDDGATPEALRDLDEHKVPYEVCATAAGPREGDDRAGAT comes from the coding sequence ATGAGCGGCACCGGTGCACAGCAGGGACCCGCGGCCCGGCAGGCCGCGCTGACCGAGCTCGTCCTCGCCGAGGGCTCGGCGAGCGCGGCCGAGCTGGCCGAGCGGTTCGGGGTGAGCCTGATGACCATCCACCGGGACCTGGACGAGCTGGAACGGCAGGGCGTCGTACGGAAGTTCCGCGGCGGGGTGACCGCGCAGCCGTCCGGGGTGTTCGAGTCGAACGTGCAGTACCGGCTGAAGACGATGCGCCCGCAGAAGGCCGCGCTCGCCGAGCGGGCGATGCGGCGGATCGAGCCCGGCATGGCCGTCCTGCTGGACGACTCCACCTCCGCCCTGGAGATAGCCCGCCGGCTGCGGCTCGGCGAGATCACCCCGCTCACCGTCGTCACCAACTTCCTGGAGGCGATCAACCTCCTCGCCGACCAGCGGGGCATCCACCTGGTGGCGCTCGGCGGCGACTACGACCCGCTGCACTCCTCCTTCCTCGGGGTGTCCTGCGTGGAGGCCGTCGGCCAACTCCGGGTCGACGTCGGCTTCGTGTCCACCTCGGGCGTGCACGGCGGCTACGCCTACCACCAGGAGCAGCACATCGTCTCGGTGAAGCGGGCGATGCTCGACATCGCCGCCCGGAACGTCCTGCTCGCCGACCACACCAAGCTGGGCCGGGTCGCCCTGCACCGGGTGGCCCCGCTCTCCCGCTTCGACCTGCTGCTGGTGGACGACGGAGCCACGCCGGAGGCGCTGCGCGACCTGGACGAGCACAAGGTGCCCTACGAGGTGTGCGCCACCGCCGCCGGCCCGAGGGAGGGCGACGACCGTGCCGGAGCCACGTGA
- a CDS encoding 2-hydroxyacid dehydrogenase, giving the protein MTSSGVRVVAAGDHFVLPSLITAALAKEADCAVRELTLGWPLEPFGPVAEVSEASDAEDELIAALAGAEVLVTQMGPVTERVLAACPALRLVVVCRGGPVNVNLEAAERHGVRVCFAPGRNAAATAEFTIGLLLAALRRIPQAHDLLARQGSWAGSSYYTYEHSGLELEDLPVGLVGYGAVGSRVARVLCAFGARVTVYDPYVRGEVHGLRLPSLDDLLRRSAVVTLHARLTAETRGLIGARELALLPPGAVVVNAARGPLLDEDALCDALAEGRLSAAALDTFAREPLPPGSRLRALSDRVVLSPHLGGASRAVAEKAARIAAAEVGRWVRGEPLAHCLR; this is encoded by the coding sequence ATGACCTCCAGTGGTGTGCGTGTGGTGGCCGCCGGCGACCACTTCGTGCTGCCGTCCCTGATCACGGCCGCGCTCGCGAAGGAGGCCGACTGCGCGGTGCGGGAACTGACCCTGGGCTGGCCACTGGAGCCGTTCGGGCCGGTGGCCGAGGTGAGCGAGGCGAGCGACGCCGAGGACGAGCTGATCGCGGCCCTCGCCGGTGCCGAGGTGCTGGTCACCCAGATGGGGCCGGTCACCGAACGCGTCCTCGCCGCCTGCCCCGCGCTGCGGCTGGTCGTCGTCTGCCGGGGCGGACCGGTCAACGTCAACCTGGAGGCGGCGGAGCGGCACGGCGTGCGGGTGTGCTTCGCGCCCGGCCGCAACGCCGCCGCCACCGCCGAGTTCACGATCGGCCTGCTCCTCGCCGCCCTGCGCCGCATCCCGCAGGCCCACGACCTCCTCGCCCGGCAGGGCAGTTGGGCGGGCTCGTCGTACTACACCTACGAGCACAGCGGCCTGGAGCTGGAGGACCTGCCCGTCGGGCTCGTCGGCTACGGCGCGGTCGGCAGCCGGGTCGCCCGGGTGCTGTGCGCGTTCGGGGCGCGGGTGACGGTGTACGACCCGTACGTGCGCGGCGAGGTGCACGGGCTGCGCCTGCCCTCGCTGGACGACCTGCTGCGCCGCTCCGCCGTCGTCACCCTGCACGCCCGGCTCACCGCCGAGACCCGCGGTCTGATCGGCGCCCGTGAACTGGCGCTGCTGCCGCCGGGTGCGGTGGTGGTCAACGCGGCCCGGGGTCCGCTGCTGGACGAGGACGCGCTGTGCGACGCGCTGGCCGAGGGGCGGCTGTCGGCGGCGGCCCTGGACACCTTCGCCCGCGAACCGCTGCCGCCGGGCTCCCGGCTGCGCGCGCTGTCCGACCGGGTGGTGCTCAGCCCGCACCTGGGCGGGGCCAGCCGGGCGGTGGCGGAGAAGGCCGCCCGGATCGCCGCCGCCGAAGTGGGCCGCTGGGTGCGCGGGGAGCCCCTCGCGCACTGTCTCCGGTAA
- a CDS encoding FGGY-family carbohydrate kinase: MFVGIDVGTSLVKAAAFDRDGRQLAVEARPVHLDVRHGAVEQEMREVYAAVVGVLRTLTGRLAEPVELAGLTGQGDGVWLVDAAGRPVRPALSWMDGRAHELLDEWLADGTFEAVFRRTGSALFPGCPGPLLAWLDRHEPKALDAAAAAVYCKDMVFQRLTGAARAVTDVSDASMPFLDPRSRSYDDGVVELLGLTHRRGLLPAIGDPIAAGEAGGEGLPAGTPLANGPYDLPACALGAGVTAPGDGLLIVGTCLASLVATTELDLGGEPAGLYISTDRPGHWLRAMPAMVGTAALDWVLRTTGARHEELDDLLAAAPPGSSGVRVLPYFAPSGERAPFVEPRLRAQLLGVCLETRPADLVRATCEGIGYAARHCLEAAGLTGSLAVCGGGTRSLAWTGLLADVLGRPLRVVEGEVGARGAVLAAAARYGVPLDTAAWTEPTRVIEPDPDRAAYYAKGYEEHLELLAAARARARR, encoded by the coding sequence ATGTTCGTCGGGATCGATGTGGGAACGTCCCTGGTGAAGGCGGCCGCCTTCGACCGGGACGGGCGGCAGCTGGCCGTCGAGGCACGGCCGGTGCACCTGGATGTGCGCCACGGGGCCGTGGAGCAGGAGATGCGGGAGGTGTACGCGGCCGTCGTCGGTGTGCTGCGGACGCTGACCGGGCGGCTGGCGGAGCCCGTGGAGCTGGCCGGGCTGACCGGGCAGGGCGACGGGGTGTGGCTGGTGGACGCGGCGGGCCGGCCGGTGCGGCCGGCGCTCTCGTGGATGGACGGCCGGGCGCACGAGCTGCTGGACGAGTGGCTGGCGGACGGCACCTTCGAGGCCGTCTTCCGGCGCACCGGCAGCGCCCTGTTCCCGGGCTGCCCAGGGCCGTTGCTGGCCTGGCTGGACCGGCACGAGCCGAAGGCCCTGGACGCCGCCGCGGCGGCCGTCTACTGCAAGGACATGGTGTTCCAGCGGCTGACCGGCGCGGCGCGGGCGGTGACGGACGTGTCGGACGCGTCGATGCCGTTCCTGGACCCGCGCTCACGGTCGTACGACGACGGGGTGGTGGAGCTCCTCGGCCTCACCCACCGGCGCGGGCTGCTCCCGGCGATCGGTGATCCGATCGCGGCCGGCGAGGCCGGCGGCGAGGGGCTGCCCGCCGGGACCCCGCTGGCGAACGGCCCGTACGACCTGCCCGCCTGCGCGCTCGGCGCCGGGGTCACCGCGCCCGGCGACGGGCTGCTGATCGTCGGCACGTGTCTGGCGAGCCTGGTCGCCACCACCGAGCTGGACCTGGGCGGTGAACCGGCGGGGCTGTACATCTCCACGGACCGGCCGGGCCACTGGCTGCGTGCGATGCCCGCGATGGTCGGCACGGCGGCGCTGGACTGGGTGCTGCGCACGACGGGGGCCCGGCACGAGGAGCTGGACGACCTGCTGGCCGCCGCCCCGCCGGGCTCGTCCGGGGTGCGGGTGCTGCCGTACTTCGCGCCGTCCGGCGAGCGGGCGCCGTTCGTGGAGCCCAGGCTGCGGGCCCAACTGCTCGGGGTCTGTCTGGAGACCCGCCCCGCCGATCTGGTCCGGGCCACCTGCGAGGGCATCGGCTACGCGGCCCGGCACTGTCTGGAGGCGGCGGGCCTGACCGGCTCGCTCGCGGTGTGCGGCGGCGGCACCCGCAGCCTGGCCTGGACGGGGCTGCTGGCCGATGTGCTGGGCCGGCCGCTGAGGGTGGTGGAGGGCGAGGTCGGCGCGCGGGGCGCGGTGCTCGCGGCCGCCGCCCGGTACGGCGTCCCCCTGGACACCGCCGCCTGGACCGAGCCGACCCGGGTGATCGAGCCGGACCCGGACCGGGCGGCGTACTACGCGAAGGGGTACGAGGAGCACCTGGAGCTGCTGGCCGCGGCACGGGCCCGGGCCCGGCGGTGA
- a CDS encoding DsbA family protein encodes MSDKTPVDFWFDPLCPWAWMTSRWVLEVEKVRDIEVRWHVMSLAVLNENRLDELPEEYREMLATKAWGPVRVVIAAQQEHGEAVLADLYTALGTRIHNQGEGPEKSAVAAALQDVGLPESLMDHWDSTPYEPELRASHKEGIEKVGQDVGTPVIAVPGPDGEQIAFFGPVVTPAPQGEEAARLWDGTLAVASVPGFYEIKRSRTKGPDFSNL; translated from the coding sequence ATGTCGGACAAGACCCCCGTCGACTTCTGGTTCGACCCGCTGTGCCCCTGGGCCTGGATGACCTCCCGCTGGGTGCTGGAGGTGGAGAAGGTCCGTGACATCGAGGTCCGCTGGCATGTGATGAGCCTCGCCGTGCTCAACGAGAACAGGCTCGACGAACTGCCGGAGGAGTACCGCGAGATGCTCGCGACCAAGGCCTGGGGCCCGGTCCGCGTCGTCATCGCGGCCCAGCAGGAGCACGGCGAAGCGGTGCTCGCCGACCTGTACACGGCGCTCGGCACGCGCATCCACAACCAGGGCGAGGGCCCGGAGAAGTCGGCCGTGGCCGCCGCGCTGCAGGACGTCGGCCTGCCCGAGTCCCTCATGGACCACTGGGACTCCACCCCGTACGAGCCGGAGCTGCGCGCCTCCCACAAGGAGGGCATCGAGAAGGTCGGCCAGGACGTCGGCACCCCCGTCATCGCGGTGCCCGGCCCCGACGGCGAGCAGATCGCCTTCTTCGGCCCGGTCGTCACCCCCGCCCCGCAGGGCGAGGAGGCGGCCCGCCTGTGGGACGGCACGCTCGCCGTGGCCTCGGTGCCGGGCTTCTACGAGATCAAGCGCTCCCGCACCAAGGGCCCGGACTTCAGCAACCTGTGA